ggaaaagaaaagagccgTTGAAGCCTTGATTCCAAATTTATTAAGATGTATAAGATTATACATATCCATTCTGcgaaaagagaaaaacatatcTGGATATTACAAAAGACAGCTTCCTATTTCCTAAGTCCTGATCTCTGTGACATCTTACTAGCGTTTGGTAAGGTTAGAGGGATAAACGTCGCACACGTCGCCTGGTTCTTGTTTTGCAGTCAAGCTCATTGCAAGGGTACAGTGGCGCCCACTGCCTTCCGACCGCAGCCTGTTGGAGACACGAAGCGCGGACAGGACCTCGGCGCTGGACTGGGCTCATTTCATCAGGGAGCGGAACTCTGGAAAAGAAGGAAAGTGAGAGGGAGGTCATCTCGTGTGTCTCCTTCCACACTGTCGCTGCTTCTCTTCCACCTGTGGTTCTACGGGGGCGCAGGGAGACGGGGAATCGGTGATGGCGGGGGCCCATGGGAGCCCGCGGAGCCCTGGGGAACTTCAGACCTTGAGCGCCGATCTTGCCATCGCTGTCCAGGTCGGCGGCGGCCAGGAAGGCCTTGGTCTCGGCGTCCGTCAGGACTCTGGCGTCGGCCTTGAAGTTCTGCAGGAACAGCCTGCGTGGAGGAAGGCAACATCAGACGCGGCTTCACGAGCTGCACTGTGGCACCGCGGGCTCGTGCCTGCGTACTCATCCCTCTCTGGGCTGGAGACATTTTGCTGGGCCCAGTAACGATAAGATGGAGCAGGgaagggagctgcgtcagcatgcgtgggctgcgAAGGAACACGTAAGGGTGTGTGatgtcacacacctgaagaagctccacagcagaaacactgtgtctctcttttcagcatggaataaacctttacccgtTCCTTTGCTTTATCAATTATAATGAGAATAGGTGTTGTTATTCTCTCATGCTTTACGAAAGGGGGAAGGCCTTTTATAATCCTTCTGTACAGATTAGGAATTTAGGAGATAAACAGAGAACCTAAATATTGTCGTGTTAGAATGAAACCAGCATTGTTTCCACACAGCTTGAGAGAGGAATGAGCCCGTACTCGCTGTTCAACACCACAGGTACTGTGCTCCGAGATCTACCTCCCCCCAGTCTCTCTGCCGGAGGGTCCTGGGTTCTCCTTCTCTGTTCAGCCggtgtctccccccccccccctctgcccCCTGCGCTCGCCCTTCATTCTCTCTCTTACTTCAGCTCTTCCTCCTCGATGAATCCGCTCTGGTCCCGGTCCAGGATCCTGAAGGCCTTCTCCGCGGCCACGGCAGAATCGCTGGCCAGCCCCACCTGGGCGAAGAAGGCCTTGTGATCGAAGGAGCCCGCCGCTGTGGGAGACAAGCAGAGTCCTGAGGAGACCTGGAAAGGCGTCCGCGCTGTCTTCAGATGGCACTGCTCCCTGAAGCGAGCACGCCAGAATCCCAAGTGCCCGCAAGCAACTGCACTGGACAGAAAATCCCGGCA
This sequence is a window from Lepisosteus oculatus isolate fLepOcu1 chromosome 19, fLepOcu1.hap2, whole genome shotgun sequence. Protein-coding genes within it:
- the LOC102697638 gene encoding parvalbumin beta-like, producing MAFSGLLREEDITAALQACQAAGSFDHKAFFAQVGLASDSAVAAEKAFRILDRDQSGFIEEEELKLFLQNFKADARVLTDAETKAFLAAADLDSDGKIGAQEFRSLMK